The Desulfoscipio gibsoniae DSM 7213 genome contains a region encoding:
- a CDS encoding DUF2442 domain-containing protein yields the protein MYVSVVGVEPLESYRLLLTFENGEKRLFDMTPYLNKGIFRELKDKNLFRSVRVSFDSIEWSNQADIDPEVLYEKSVAYQ from the coding sequence ATGTATGTGTCTGTAGTAGGAGTTGAACCTTTGGAGAGCTATAGACTGCTTTTAACCTTTGAAAACGGAGAAAAAAGGTTATTTGATATGACGCCTTATCTGAACAAAGGAATTTTTAGGGAATTAAAAGACAAGAATTTATTTAGATCGGTTCGGGTGAGTTTTGATAGCATAGAGTGGAGCAATCAAGCAGATATTGATCCCGAGGTTCTTTACGAAAAAAGTGTAGCATATCAGTGA
- a CDS encoding DUF4160 domain-containing protein: MPTICMFYGIIIRMYCAPGEHNPPHFHAYYGKHKAIIDINTCELTNGSLPKKQLKLVLAWAELRQEDLLANWVLAMNSELPFKIEPLK, encoded by the coding sequence ATGCCGACCATTTGTATGTTTTATGGGATAATTATAAGAATGTATTGCGCCCCTGGTGAGCATAACCCGCCTCACTTTCATGCATATTATGGGAAGCATAAGGCGATAATTGATATAAATACTTGTGAACTAACTAATGGGAGTCTCCCTAAAAAACAGCTTAAACTTGTCCTTGCTTGGGCAGAATTAAGACAGGAAGATTTATTGGCAAACTGGGTGTTGGCAATGAATAGCGAATTGCCGTTTAAAATTGAACCTTTGAAATAG
- a CDS encoding tyrosine-type recombinase/integrase yields MLLNQAIEGFAKYMHLIDRSQETIRGYAIELKGFNNFLTVKHNCPVYLEDIVLQDLEDYLLYEKERGSASASRSRSLYILRSFYNYCCKKDLCTKNIASLLEPVKIKQKEREFITEDELRELVAAIEQPVIKTVVQAMFYTGGRISEMINLKLNDVDLEGKVLHIIDGKGGKDRDVPINDKLHQILTHYLKHIRKADSDRFFALARTGKVSDSYINRCIHDAVEQLGWSKTISAHVLRHSFGSNLLEKGASVVSIQKLLGHSSLRVTSRYLHQDTGKLTEAVNLL; encoded by the coding sequence ATGCTCTTAAACCAAGCAATCGAGGGTTTTGCAAAGTACATGCACCTTATTGATAGATCGCAGGAAACCATCCGGGGCTATGCCATAGAATTGAAAGGGTTTAATAACTTCTTGACTGTCAAGCACAACTGCCCGGTGTATTTAGAAGATATTGTGCTGCAGGATTTGGAGGACTATTTGCTCTATGAAAAGGAAAGAGGCTCAGCATCAGCCAGCAGGAGCCGGTCGTTATATATTTTACGCAGCTTTTACAATTACTGCTGCAAGAAAGACCTCTGCACCAAGAACATCGCCAGCCTTTTGGAGCCGGTGAAAATCAAGCAAAAGGAGCGGGAGTTTATCACCGAGGATGAACTGAGAGAATTGGTAGCCGCCATTGAGCAACCAGTCATTAAAACTGTAGTCCAAGCCATGTTTTATACCGGCGGTCGGATTTCGGAAATGATAAATTTGAAACTGAATGACGTGGATTTAGAAGGCAAAGTGCTGCACATCATTGACGGCAAGGGCGGCAAGGATCGGGATGTGCCCATCAATGATAAACTCCACCAGATTCTCACCCATTACCTAAAGCACATCCGGAAGGCGGATTCCGACCGCTTCTTTGCATTGGCTAGAACCGGCAAGGTTTCCGACAGTTATATCAATCGCTGCATCCATGATGCGGTAGAACAGTTGGGCTGGAGTAAAACCATCAGCGCTCATGTGCTTAGGCACTCCTTTGGCTCGAACCTACTGGAGAAGGGGGCCTCGGTGGTCAGTATCCAAAAACTCCTGGGCCATTCAAGCCTTCGGGTAACATCCAGATACCTGCACCAGGACACGGGCAAGCTTACTGAAGCGGTTAATCTTTTGTAG
- a CDS encoding peptidoglycan recognition protein family protein, translating into MLHINKKLIKYNHSSRNGQSIKYIVVHDTGNPRAGADAEAHYKYFNGGDRQASAHYFVDDKSILQLVEDSQASWHCGDGGGKYGITNSNSIGVEICINADGDYEKAVANTVELVKHLMGKYFIPPERVVRHYDASRKICPGTMRENNWARWHTFKKSLTEQPRDELAEALKILVAKGIINTPEYWQQNAREGKTVNGAYAAALIERMAALLLEKHPPP; encoded by the coding sequence ATGCTGCACATAAATAAGAAGCTTATAAAATATAACCACTCTAGCAGGAACGGCCAGTCTATCAAGTACATTGTCGTTCACGATACCGGCAATCCACGGGCAGGAGCTGATGCGGAGGCTCACTATAAATATTTTAACGGTGGAGATCGGCAAGCCTCAGCCCACTACTTTGTGGATGATAAGAGCATACTGCAGCTGGTGGAGGATTCCCAAGCTTCCTGGCACTGCGGTGACGGTGGCGGGAAATATGGCATTACCAACAGCAATTCCATCGGAGTAGAAATTTGCATTAACGCTGACGGGGATTACGAAAAGGCAGTGGCCAACACGGTGGAGCTGGTCAAACACCTGATGGGCAAATACTTCATTCCACCGGAAAGGGTGGTCAGGCACTATGACGCCAGCCGGAAAATCTGCCCCGGTACCATGCGGGAAAACAACTGGGCCAGGTGGCATACTTTCAAGAAGTCATTGACCGAACAGCCCAGGGATGAATTGGCAGAAGCCTTAAAGATTCTAGTGGCCAAAGGAATAATTAATACACCTGAATACTGGCAACAAAACGCCAGGGAAGGAAAAACCGTAAACGGAGCCTATGCCGCTGCCTTAATTGAGAGGATGGCGGCATTATTATTGGAAAAACACCCGCCGCCTTGA
- a CDS encoding phage holin family protein, which yields MKDIIHTLQLAFTAIGGYIGWFLGGYDGLVLALVAFVAIDYITGLMVAVIEKKLSSEIGFRGIFKKVLIFSLVGIGHIIDYYLIEKGSAVRTAVIFFYLSNEGLSIMENAARVGLPIPEKLKSVLLNLKEDKEGQHAAHK from the coding sequence ATGAAAGATATCATTCATACCCTGCAGCTGGCTTTTACCGCTATTGGCGGCTATATCGGTTGGTTCTTGGGTGGCTATGACGGTTTAGTATTAGCCTTAGTGGCTTTTGTGGCCATTGACTACATTACCGGCCTGATGGTGGCAGTTATCGAAAAGAAACTTTCCAGTGAGATCGGCTTTCGGGGGATTTTCAAAAAGGTACTCATATTTTCCTTGGTGGGCATAGGTCACATTATCGATTACTATCTGATTGAAAAGGGCAGTGCCGTTCGTACCGCTGTGATATTTTTCTACCTGTCCAATGAAGGCTTGAGCATTATGGAAAACGCCGCCAGGGTTGGGTTGCCTATACCGGAAAAATTGAAATCGGTATTGCTGAACCTGAAAGAAGACAAGGAGGGACAACATGCTGCACATAAATAA
- a CDS encoding siphovirus ReqiPepy6 Gp37-like family protein, giving the protein MQPIRILSPGLDLLGEVDNYLSFTFCRSYHSPGEFQLVTNRKVRNTEQLEINNLIMLGADTGKVGIIRHKEIKAGERGEEMLTIKGYALGTILSQRITIPPVGQAYDILEANAETVMKHYVRRNCLQISEMEFPFLVIGDDQQRGEIIKWQTRYKNLADELEQISTLTGLGWHIYPDFNARKWVFDIYNGRDFSASQQINPLVIFSPEFDNIRSQEFIDSLVGFGNYAIVAGRDEGANREIMMLGSDATGLDRHVIFVDARDVKDTADLPAKGEAKLAEHQRVISFQAEVLTAGPFKYQQDWDVGDVVTVQNKDWNVTMDTRITEVQEIHEASGFKLNVTFGNNLPTLPQKLKAALGDFKTESTR; this is encoded by the coding sequence ATGCAACCGATTAGAATATTATCGCCGGGATTAGATTTATTGGGAGAGGTAGACAACTATCTCTCCTTTACCTTTTGCCGCAGCTACCACTCGCCTGGCGAATTCCAGCTGGTCACGAATCGGAAGGTACGAAATACGGAGCAGCTTGAAATCAACAACCTGATTATGCTGGGTGCAGATACCGGGAAAGTAGGCATCATCCGCCACAAAGAAATCAAGGCAGGTGAACGGGGAGAAGAAATGCTCACCATCAAGGGTTACGCATTGGGGACTATCCTTAGTCAGCGCATCACCATCCCACCTGTCGGGCAAGCCTACGACATCCTGGAAGCCAATGCGGAAACGGTCATGAAACACTATGTGCGGCGGAACTGTCTACAGATATCGGAGATGGAATTTCCGTTTCTTGTGATTGGTGATGACCAGCAAAGGGGAGAAATCATTAAATGGCAAACACGATACAAGAACCTGGCTGATGAACTGGAACAGATAAGCACACTCACCGGCCTTGGTTGGCATATCTATCCGGACTTCAATGCAAGGAAGTGGGTATTTGACATATACAATGGAAGGGATTTTTCCGCCAGCCAGCAAATAAACCCGCTGGTTATCTTCTCACCAGAGTTTGATAATATCAGAAGTCAGGAATTTATTGATAGCTTGGTGGGCTTTGGTAACTATGCAATCGTAGCTGGTCGAGACGAGGGAGCCAATAGAGAAATCATGATGCTGGGCAGCGATGCTACTGGTCTGGATCGCCACGTTATCTTTGTTGATGCCAGGGATGTTAAAGATACTGCTGACCTGCCAGCAAAAGGTGAAGCAAAGTTGGCTGAGCATCAACGGGTCATTTCCTTTCAAGCCGAGGTTTTAACTGCTGGGCCATTTAAATATCAGCAGGATTGGGATGTTGGGGATGTTGTGACCGTTCAAAACAAGGACTGGAACGTGACCATGGATACCAGGATTACTGAAGTGCAGGAAATCCATGAGGCCAGTGGCTTCAAACTGAACGTCACATTCGGCAACAACCTTCCTACCCTCCCCCAGAAGTTAAAAGCGGCCCTGGGGGACTTCAAAACAGAAAGCACACGATAA